One window of the Cryptomeria japonica chromosome 7, Sugi_1.0, whole genome shotgun sequence genome contains the following:
- the LOC131057416 gene encoding probable fatty acyl-CoA reductase 5 gives MGVDMVEFLKDKDILVVGGTGFLGKVFIEKILRVQGDVGHIFTLVRAIDLQSAQAKLEKEVFCSDLFESLRERYRDGYSRFMEQKVIPVVGDVISDDLGMQEKTREELSKRVDIIVNTAATTSFYERYDVALNVNTMGAANVVRFGKSCPKLQILCHVSTAYVNVGRSGIIREEALTSAEAPSKTGGTMPSPWDVECERELIRKTLEEIRTLNSTQDKIEKRQMKELAEQRAREFGWPNAYVFTKAMAEVMVDHLRGDIPVVIVRPSIIESTLSEPFPGWIEGQRMVDPLFIAYGKGQLSRFPAAPNLIVDMIPVDMVANGMISCLRRHASNPGLYIYHLTTSVQNPLLYFTGIKAAYEYFKLNPCKDKKGQKIINIKKAKALHNMEIFRRYMTLHYKIPLQILHVVDLLLCGFKRKQYNRLLRTYNFVMKLAQLYEPFIFFEGRFDNANTRRLWEELSKEDAEKFKFDVKCIEWTDYLYHVHIPGLMKHVSS, from the exons ATGGGTGTGGACATGGTGGAGTTCCTCAAGGATAAAGATATCTTAGTGGTTGGAGGCACAGGTTTCTTGGGCAAAG TGTTCATAGAGAAAATCCTTAGAGTGCAAGGTGATGTGGGGCACATTTTCACTCTGGTAAGGGCAATTGATTTACAGTCTGCCCAAGCCAAGCTAGAAAAAGAG GTGTTTTGCTCGGACCTTTTTGAGTCCCTTAGAGAACGTTACAGGGATGGATATAGCAGATTCATGGAGCAAAAAGTGATCCCTGTTGTTGGAGATGTTATAAGTGATGATCTGGGGATGCAGGAAAAAACTAGAGAAGAGCTCTCCAAAAGAGTTGATATAATAGTTAATACTGCAGCCACTACAAGCTTTTATGAAAG GTATGATGTTGCCTTGAATGTGAATACTATGGGAGCTGCTaatgttgtgagatttggaaaaagCTGCCCTAAATTACAGATTCTCTGTCATGTCTCAACTG CCTATGTTAACGTTGGAAGATCAGGGATAATCAGAGAGGAAGCACTTACAAGTGCAGAGGCGCCGTCCAAGACAGGTGGAACCATGCCTTCGCCATGGGACGTTGAATGTGAACGTGAATTAATAAGAAAAACTCTcgaagaaattagaaccctaaatTCCACACAAGACAAGATAGAGAAACGTCAAATGAAAGAGCTTGCAGAGCAAAG AGCAAGAGAATTTGGCTGGCCAAATGCTTACGTTTTCACAAAAGCAATGGCAGAGGTGATGGTGGATCATCTCAGAGGTGATATCCCAGTAGTGATTGTGCGCCCCAGCATAATTGAAAGCACTTTGTCAGAGCCCTTTCCAGGGTGGATTGAAGGACAAAG GATGGTTGATCCACTGTTTATTGCATACGGGAAGGGGCAACTATCAAGGTTCCCAGCAGCTCCCAACTTGATAGTAGATATG ATTCCAGTAGATATGGTGGCAAATGGAATGATATCCTGCCTTAGAAGACATGCTTCAAACCCAGGTCTCTATATATATCATCTCACCACTTCAGTACAAAATCCCTTGCTCTACTTCACTGGTATCAAGGCTGCCTACGAATACTTCAAATTGAATCCATGCAAAGATAAGAAGGGTCAAAAAATAATAAACATAAAAAAGGCCAAGGCCTTGCACAATATGGAGATCTTCAGACGGTACATGACCCTTCATTACAAGATCCCACTACAG ATACTGCATGTTGTTGACTTGCTGCTGTGTGGCTTTAAGAGGAAGCAGTACAACCGCCTGCTTAGGACTTATAACTTTGTAATGAAGCTTGCACAACTGTACGAGCCCTTCATCTTTTTCGAAGGAAG ATTTGACAATGCAAACACCAGGCGTTTATGGGAagaactatccaaagaagatgcaGAAAAGTTTAAGTTTGATGTGAAATGCATAGAGTGGACCGATTATCTCTATCATGTTCATATTCCAGGACTCATGAAACACGTCAGCTCCTAG